GCTGAATCACATATATGCGAGGGGAGGTGGGATTGGTTCTCTCCATTTATCCAACTCTGTCGGGAAAGTGAATTGAGATTTGTTTGTATGTACATTAGCCATGTTTGAAGTTTAGTTACTAAAAATGTACGAAGACTTAGAATTAAGTATTACTCAATTTACTCAAGTTTTTCACCATTTTGGTTTtcctgattttgttttgttttcctgatgttCAGTTAGCTAGCTTGCAATATGCAGGCTACATGCCGAAAATGCATCTTTTTCTATGAATATTCTGCTGTCCTGGTTGCTTCAGAGCACCTCATTGTTGGCCATGATGTGTGGTAGGCTTTAAGCTAGGAATCCCTGTGACCCTGACTGAACATGATGAGCTCTCACTGCCACCCCCTCACAATCTTGCAGGCCCAGAGTGAGAAAACGGTGAGGGAGAAGCACCTTATACACCAGGAGAGGCTGGCTAAAGAGCTGGCCCGCATCAACCAGGACAAGCAAAGAGAAGGCAAAATCAGGCAGCATATTAGAGACAACAGGTACTCTATACCTTGTCGTACAATTACACTACTCACCACAACTTGACGATAAGAGGCATCATCAATGGATCCGTCAAATCTCTCtcataaaaataaagatttaaTTTAATGTAGTTAAATATCTTTCTTGTAGGAGTCTGTGTCTCCTTTTGATTTAGTGGTACAGTAATTCTCAAAGTGTAGTATGAGTACCACtggtgggctccctctagttgTGCACAAAAGAATGACTGCCCAAGTACAATAcagttttaatttaaatgatgAGTTAGTGGggccctttttttatttatttattattattattattattattattattattattgtcctgCTGCCGTTTGCAGGGGATTAAGCAGGCCCGGCTCACAAAGAGCGAAAACCCACATATAATTGTCGCcaatttaaatgtatgaaaaaaaaattaaatccccccccccgccccccccccaaattactcaaaaaacgcTGAtaaaaattacagtaaatataacATGTAATGTCTTATTTCCCGGAGCCAATCATTGACATTATTGATAGATCGGGCAAATTAGGACATTACAGCCGATCatcgatttttgaaaaaaatgcaaaatatcgtcTGATGTCAAACCAGGCAATCAGACTGGTGTAAAGTCTAttacatatttgtttattttcacaagtcatttaatttttttcccccatgtagtcacaccttttttttcctctagtagcttttttttcaatttatatttCTTGTCTATAGtctcaaataattttttttcccacagtaTTTCAACTTTATCCTGTAAACTTTGGGGTGTTCGATTTCCCATaacatcacgttttgttttgttttctcataAAAGCTTACTTACATGTAAATTTATGTTTTCCATGTAAAATTTGGagtttattctttttcttgtaATGTTATATATTGTAATGGTATTATTTTTGGGGTGTGGTGGTTCTGAGAAGGAACAATACAATAGCAATTGTTCATGTTGCTATTAGAATGAAAAGATAATCTGTAAGGCTTTACTTGAGATTCTGAATGAACATGGCTGTTGTAGTCCACCAAAGCGGAACATCTGTTGAGAATGTTTCCGCTCATCTTTTTGTTAGAGAACAGCAAGTCAATTGAATACATAGTTGGATATTTATCTTCAAAAGGTTAAGTTTAGATTTATCCCTAACATTCTCTCAAACTCTTTTTGGAAGTTGTGCATTTTTCCTCTCTCTGTGTCTTTGTTGCTCATTGTCTCTCTGAACCACCTTTCAGCATTGAGATTCGAGAATTAGAGGCAAAGTTGAAATTGGCCTACGTGAGCAAGGAGCAGGTGGCACAGATGGCAGAGCATGAAGCTATCAAGTGTGAGAAAATGGTGATCTCCTCATATGCACTTTTACCTTCTACGCATTGCCTCTTGAATCGTAtctccaaaaacaaaatcagccGAGGTGATTCCCTGTACTGTCCCTGTCTCTTCTCTGGCGTCAGCGTGAAGAAGCAGAGCTCTACAATAAGATGAAGAGCATCTACGACCGAGCCACCTTAGAAGAGGAGAAGCGGGAGCAGAAGAAACAAGAGGAGCAGCTCCAGTACCTACAAGACCTCAACCTGCAGCTCATCGAGCGGGAGCAAAGGAAACAAGAAGCCTACGACGACTTCCTCAAGGAGAAGCTCATGGTGGATAACATCGTGCGCAAGATTTACGAAGAGGATCACATGTGAGTCTTGATGATCACGTTTACACCTTACCAGGCATGGAGCCGTTTTTGCGTACGGTAAAGGATGAGTGGGAATGGATGCCTTGTGAGGAGGTCGGAGATCACCAGGATTTTTCACAAGCAattgttaaagggatatttgactcactgaactattttcagcagtgcaaagttaatattttctccagaatgaatttattatttttcatggacaattaatacctttaaaaagtaatttttctacttgctgccgaccgatgatgacatcacctgtgctgaggaattaggtaacgaccaatcatggctccccagttttctgggtttggtcagtgaactgagccatgattggtctttagcacaggtgatgtcatcatcagtcgacagacagcaagtggaatatatttttttttaaaggtatcaattgttcatgaaaaataatgaagttactacATAaataatagacaaaatattaaccttttactgctgaaaatggctcaataagtcaagtatccctttaagactgATCTCAATTAAAACAGCTGCtaaaatgtaatataaaaatataatacttTAAGTACTCAAATTATAGAACAAGCGCGCTAAAGCAAGTTTAATTAGCTGAATGATATTGGAGCCCTCAACTGACTTGGGATAGAAGcagcagggtacaccctggacttttttttttttttttttttttttgcatgtaggAAGAAGCTTCCAATTTTGAATCTTCAGTATTTAAATTTAATCTACTACTATATTtatgataacatttttttacttACAAAAACTGCAAATTCACATTGTCTCCAATTTTATGGTCTTATACCAGTAATTTGTTGAAAACCTCGtttatttgatgtttttgtgcaaaaaaaaaaaaagtatagtgttCCAATGTATATAAATTCCCACATTCATCTTGACCATACAAACTAAAGTGGAAACATTTTAGAATGCCAGTGGATAAAAAACTATTAGAGTTCCACCAAACCATTCTCTCTTGAACTGAACCTGTGAACATTTTTCTTTCTATATTCTTTCTCTTAAAATCTCGACAGGAGGTATTTATTTCATTCACTTACAGGTTCATAAATATAAGGTGCCAAATCTTGAGTAGCAGCCAATTTCAGAACGTCATTTAAGTGGTAGGTGGTCATTTACGTGGTCGTCAGCGCGCCCTCCAatggacaaaattagcaacagtTACTTGCATTGAAAAATTACAGTTAATGTGCTGCCCATCTCCACACGTTTGTCACCGCTGCTCTAAATTGTCTATCGGTGTGGGAATGGTTATGATGTGCCCTGAGATTGGTTGGTAACCAGCCCCAGGATGTAGCCAGTCTCAAACCGGGATGAATCAGCAGACTGACAGGTGTTGGTCCTGTGTTGAAGGGCGCAACAGAAGAAGCTGGAGAGGGTGCGTGCCACCCAGAAGCACATCAAGGACTTCAAGGCCCAGCGGGCTGAGTGGCAGCGTTTGGAGAACGAAAGGATGGAAGAGGAGAACAGACGCCTCAGGGAGTTCACACAGAGGCAGAAGAAGTCAAAGCAGGACTTCTTCGCCAAGATCAGAGCGCGAGAAGACGCAATACAGAACCTCCGTGATACGGTTGATAGGACTTAAAGTTTTCTCTTTTTGAAACGTGTCAATGTAGCACTCTCTCAAATGAACCGTCCCTGCTTTTGTCCAGCTTGCTGAGAAAATGGGCGAGGACATGCGACACCGTGACGAGATGGAAAGAATTCGTCAGGAGCTTTGTCTCGAAGAACAGGAAGAAGCCTCTAGAAAGAAAGATATTGTAAGAATATTTTCTATGTtcttttaaaggcccagtatgccggtttcactcaggaaaatgcactttttaagtacaggatgtacacactttaactttctctcagtcgaaacatctgggtttatgttcatctttggtggtgattttgtcctaaacaccaccccccccaccccaaaaaaaatacaggctgggggtgtgggggtttaggacaaaatcacccccacacattAAGAAaggcccagatctgtaaattgagaagtagtttgtttgtttaaatcctgtattcaaaaagtgcattttcctgagtgaaaccggcagataTAAAAGCCACCACACTGTGTAGcccttgatatatatatatatatatatatatatatatatatatatatatatatatatatatatatatatatatatatatatatatatatatatatatatatatatacataattttttatatattttttttaataaaaaaaaaaatgctgataaaaatTCACTATACATTTTCCAAGAAAACATAggtaaatggggaaaaaagaatCTCGGAaaaacaagaggaaaaaaaaatgacaaattgacAATCCGCATGTGTCCAACTGTGAATATACAGAGTTCGACTGTGGTTTGAAGTTGTAATGTCACtaatcaccactagatggcagccaTATATTAGTTGCACTTATACAAGGTCTTATACTACTAACTAGAAGGTGAATAggcctaata
Above is a genomic segment from Festucalex cinctus isolate MCC-2025b chromosome 4, RoL_Fcin_1.0, whole genome shotgun sequence containing:
- the mns1 gene encoding meiosis-specific nuclear structural protein 1 — translated: MSQKLTRSQQYRMVEQRRIYEAQKQVEAVRVDRDRRIIAFVREEDNVEKKRFLRQVQEEQREREIEDAMVKAQSEKTVREKHLIHQERLAKELARINQDKQREGKIRQHIRDNSIEIRELEAKLKLAYVSKEQVAQMAEHEAIKCEKMREEAELYNKMKSIYDRATLEEEKREQKKQEEQLQYLQDLNLQLIEREQRKQEAYDDFLKEKLMVDNIVRKIYEEDHMAQQKKLERVRATQKHIKDFKAQRAEWQRLENERMEEENRRLREFTQRQKKSKQDFFAKIRAREDAIQNLRDTLAEKMGEDMRHRDEMERIRQELCLEEQEEASRKKDIEDMEKNIRQRLTLQRTCQEQLAMKEMRRQAERDEEAAFRKMTMEKFAEDDRIEQMNAQMRRLKIMEHKRQADKQIEQRRLELQADQDRRAREKALEEEREAVCRQIIEEERLKLLQRHATKLLGHLPKGILREDDLKHFDEDFRKMFQANQAEISENQGGDD